Proteins encoded within one genomic window of Candidatus Methylacidiphilales bacterium:
- the dnaX gene encoding DNA polymerase III subunit gamma/tau yields the protein MSYQVLARKYRPATFAELVGQDHVVRTLRNAIETGRIAHAFLFVGPRGIGKTSIARILAKALNCTGGPKVDFDPNDEICREIAEGRSLDVIEIDGASNNSVEQIRELNDAVRFGPTRGKFKVYYIDEVHMLSIGAFNALLKTLEEPPAHAKFIFATTEAHKLPATIVSRCQRFDLKRISDADLARQLRMIADKESITVSESALRLLARNAEGGMRDAESAFDQLISFCGNKIEEKDVLEIFGLTGSREIWDLAEAIQAGDADLAIRRVRALVDQGKDLVRLTQELLRYHRNLLVHVVSPDLSKAELEEAELHHFQNLQPLPSRELLLAWIDELVQLEERIRFALVKDVVFEITMVRLAEQKQKVSLEALIRHLTGSAPDTATPSVSAPSTTQSPIPSYVPITPAPPEKPAPTSTPTPEPPKSAPTPPSDPAAAWSRVASGLRSRDAMLRRVLENCEFLGCVGSAVRLRMTASAALLENFKSSSSRTTLESEIKKCFDGSATLHMEYVERAPEPSPAPAHPAQPTSNATPSPATPAGPPKDKTEFENDPLIKEALKVFEARIVALKDN from the coding sequence GTGAGTTATCAGGTCCTCGCCCGCAAATACCGGCCCGCCACCTTCGCCGAACTCGTCGGACAGGACCATGTCGTGCGCACCCTGCGCAACGCCATCGAAACCGGGCGCATCGCCCATGCCTTCCTCTTCGTCGGTCCCCGCGGCATCGGCAAAACCTCCATCGCCCGCATCCTCGCCAAAGCCCTCAATTGCACCGGCGGCCCCAAGGTCGACTTCGACCCCAACGACGAAATCTGCCGCGAGATCGCCGAGGGCCGCTCGCTCGATGTCATCGAAATCGACGGCGCTTCCAACAACAGTGTTGAACAGATCCGCGAACTCAACGACGCCGTCCGCTTCGGTCCGACCCGCGGAAAATTCAAGGTCTACTACATCGACGAGGTCCACATGCTTTCGATCGGGGCCTTCAACGCCCTGCTCAAAACCCTCGAGGAACCCCCGGCCCACGCCAAGTTCATCTTCGCCACCACTGAGGCCCACAAGCTCCCCGCCACCATCGTCTCCCGCTGCCAGCGCTTCGACCTCAAGCGCATCTCCGATGCCGACCTCGCGCGCCAGCTCCGCATGATCGCCGACAAGGAAAGCATCACCGTCAGCGAGTCCGCCCTCCGCCTCCTCGCCCGCAATGCCGAAGGCGGAATGCGCGATGCCGAATCCGCATTCGACCAACTCATCAGCTTCTGCGGAAACAAAATCGAAGAAAAAGACGTCCTGGAAATCTTCGGTCTCACCGGCTCGCGCGAAATCTGGGACTTGGCCGAGGCCATCCAGGCCGGCGACGCCGATCTCGCCATCCGCCGCGTCCGCGCCCTCGTCGACCAGGGCAAGGATCTGGTCCGCCTCACGCAGGAACTCCTCCGCTACCACCGCAACCTCCTCGTCCACGTCGTCTCCCCCGACCTCTCGAAGGCCGAACTCGAAGAAGCCGAACTTCATCACTTCCAGAACCTCCAACCCCTGCCCTCGCGCGAACTCCTCCTCGCTTGGATCGACGAGTTGGTACAACTGGAGGAACGCATCCGCTTTGCCCTGGTCAAGGACGTGGTCTTTGAGATCACCATGGTCCGCCTGGCCGAACAAAAGCAGAAAGTCTCCCTCGAGGCCCTCATCCGCCACCTCACCGGCTCCGCACCGGATACCGCCACCCCGTCCGTCTCTGCCCCTTCTACCACTCAATCACCCATTCCCTCGTATGTTCCCATCACGCCGGCACCGCCCGAAAAACCGGCTCCAACCTCCACCCCCACCCCCGAACCCCCCAAATCCGCCCCCACTCCCCCCTCCGATCCGGCGGCGGCCTGGTCCCGTGTCGCCAGCGGCCTGCGAAGCCGTGATGCCATGCTACGGCGCGTCTTGGAAAACTGCGAATTTCTGGGCTGCGTGGGCTCCGCCGTCCGCCTGCGCATGACCGCCAGTGCCGCCCTGCTCGAAAACTTCAAGTCCTCTTCCTCACGCACCACCCTCGAATCCGAGATCAAAAAATGCTTCGACGGCTCGGCCACTCTGCACATGGAATACGTCGAACGCGCGCCCGAACCGTCCCCCGCCCCGGCACACCCCGCCCAGCCGACCAGCAATGCAACCCCCAGCCCCGCTACGCCCGCCGGGCCACCCAAGGACAAAACCGAGTTCGAAAACGACCCATTGATCAAAGAAGCCTTGAAAGTTTTCGAAGCCCGGATTGTCGCCCTCAAAGACAATTGA
- a CDS encoding HAD family phosphatase: protein MKISHIFFDLGKVLVDFDFSIAAGKIMQKSPLTPDEVSQEFYRLNGLIDEYETGHIDSETFFTRMKAEYRYEGSTAELREIWCDVFSPLEEHIQMAKCLAQFYPLAIISNTSEAHVTFLEKQYDFFPVFRKKFYSHEVRCMKPHPAIYEQALKEMGADKYESLFIDDREENIEAVARNGWQTIHLRPDVNLRLALQSYDLRGV, encoded by the coding sequence ATGAAAATTTCCCATATCTTCTTCGATCTCGGCAAGGTCCTGGTCGACTTCGATTTCTCCATCGCCGCCGGCAAGATCATGCAGAAGTCCCCCCTGACCCCGGACGAGGTCTCGCAGGAATTCTACCGGCTCAACGGTCTGATCGACGAATACGAGACCGGCCACATCGATTCGGAAACGTTCTTCACCCGCATGAAGGCGGAATACCGTTATGAAGGCAGCACGGCGGAACTGCGGGAAATCTGGTGCGACGTATTCAGCCCGCTGGAGGAACACATCCAGATGGCCAAATGCCTGGCCCAGTTCTACCCCCTGGCCATCATCTCCAACACCTCGGAAGCGCATGTCACCTTCCTCGAAAAGCAATACGACTTCTTCCCGGTTTTCCGCAAAAAATTCTATTCCCACGAAGTCCGCTGCATGAAGCCCCATCCAGCCATCTACGAACAGGCCCTGAAGGAAATGGGGGCCGATAAATACGAGAGCCTGTTCATCGACGACCGGGAAGAGAACATCGAGGCCGTGGCCCGAAACGGCTGGCAGACCATCCATCTCCGGCCCGACGTCAACCTGCGTCTGGCCCTGCAAAGCTACGATCTTCGCGGCGTCTGA
- a CDS encoding LacI family DNA-binding transcriptional regulator, translating into MANGPSLRDIADKTGLSVSGVSRALREDASIPQKTRDRVLKAAASLGYSPNPQVSMLMAEIHRRSPVKYRGTLAWVRMTSRWPEEPYTARCRKGAEERARTLGYTLDTFSVDDLSRTRLNVVLKARGIQGVLVAPLPHSRYHLVLDWNAFAGVAIGNSLRRPLLSRVVNHQYHSVQVALREMRRRGYQRLALCLNRENSARTDHNWLAGALVHRHLLGAEVSVMLMRQWDKARNGILSWLRRTRIQAVLSPHAPFLEFLRQGGLNIPNEMGFACLDLSPENTSAGIDQRHDQVGQIAADMLIGQILRRESAVHTRPVATLVEGSWKDGDTLPRRRMER; encoded by the coding sequence ATGGCCAACGGACCTTCCCTGAGGGACATCGCCGACAAGACTGGACTTTCCGTTTCCGGGGTGTCACGGGCCCTGCGGGAGGATGCGAGCATCCCGCAAAAAACCAGGGATCGAGTGTTGAAAGCTGCGGCATCCCTTGGTTACTCCCCGAACCCACAGGTTTCCATGCTCATGGCGGAAATCCACCGCCGTTCTCCGGTCAAATACCGGGGCACGCTGGCATGGGTGCGTATGACCAGCCGGTGGCCCGAGGAGCCTTACACGGCGCGTTGCCGAAAAGGAGCCGAAGAGCGCGCCCGAACATTGGGTTACACCCTGGATACGTTCAGTGTCGACGACCTTTCCCGCACACGCTTGAACGTGGTCCTGAAGGCCCGGGGCATCCAGGGGGTTTTGGTGGCGCCCCTGCCCCACAGTCGTTATCACCTCGTGTTGGATTGGAATGCATTTGCCGGGGTGGCTATTGGGAATTCTCTGCGTCGCCCCCTGCTTTCCCGGGTGGTCAACCACCAGTATCATAGTGTGCAGGTGGCCCTGCGTGAAATGAGACGCAGGGGATACCAGCGCCTGGCCCTCTGTCTGAATCGAGAAAATAGCGCCCGCACGGATCACAATTGGCTGGCCGGGGCGCTGGTCCACCGGCATCTGCTGGGAGCGGAAGTTTCCGTCATGTTGATGCGCCAATGGGACAAAGCCCGGAACGGCATTTTATCCTGGCTCAGGCGCACGCGTATCCAGGCCGTCCTCTCTCCCCACGCCCCGTTTCTGGAGTTTCTCCGGCAGGGTGGCTTGAACATACCCAACGAAATGGGGTTTGCCTGCCTGGATTTATCCCCGGAAAACACCTCTGCAGGCATCGATCAAAGGCATGACCAAGTCGGCCAGATCGCTGCGGACATGCTGATCGGCCAGATTCTCCGGCGAGAGTCCGCCGTCCACACCAGGCCTGTGGCCACGCTGGTCGAAGGTAGTTGGAAAGACGGCGACACCCTGCCGCGGCGTCGAATGGAACGGTAA
- the recR gene encoding recombination mediator RecR codes for MLDYPPSLRKLIAALRELPGVGPRSAERMALHLLKTDPGLPGRLAESLLQAAQHIRPCTKSRFLSENGRSSMFDDPHRDPALLCIVEHDADVLAFEKSGAFKGHYFVLGGCLSPLDDIGPEELHIPELLRWVRGDGVREVILGLGADTKGETTSLYLTRELKQLGVKVTRLATGVSIGSSLEYTDALTLTHALQDRKEL; via the coding sequence ATGCTCGACTATCCCCCCAGTCTGCGGAAATTAATCGCCGCGCTGCGGGAGCTTCCCGGAGTCGGTCCGCGCAGCGCCGAACGCATGGCCCTCCATTTGCTCAAGACCGATCCCGGTCTGCCCGGCCGACTGGCCGAGTCCCTTCTCCAGGCCGCCCAACACATCCGTCCCTGCACCAAGTCCCGGTTCCTCTCCGAAAACGGCCGCAGCAGCATGTTCGACGACCCCCATCGCGACCCCGCCCTTCTCTGCATCGTCGAACACGACGCCGATGTCCTGGCCTTTGAGAAAAGCGGTGCCTTCAAGGGGCACTACTTCGTGCTCGGCGGCTGTCTTTCCCCGCTCGACGACATCGGTCCCGAAGAACTGCACATCCCCGAACTGCTCCGGTGGGTGCGCGGGGACGGGGTCCGGGAGGTGATCCTCGGACTCGGTGCCGACACCAAGGGCGAAACCACCAGCCTTTATCTCACCAGGGAATTGAAACAGCTCGGGGTCAAGGTCACCCGGCTGGCCACCGGGGTATCGATCGGCAGTTCCCTCGAATACACCGACGCTCTCACCCTCACCCACGCCCTCCAGGACCGGAAGGAACTTTGA
- a CDS encoding GNAT family N-acetyltransferase: MKTLEMLFPRVRAGVFRVLFNGAGAEVHLRQLARLCGVAIGTLQDELSVLEKTGLVRTRREGNRLLLRAQQAHPLFPSIQQFILQTTPSRSHPKLKHPSKSRNPSAPVTVRNAVPSDRMSWLRMRRKLWPGHRGHARETRAYFSQPRTDAVVLIAAMKDGSTAGFLELGLRSYAEGCTSSPVAYIEGWWVEEKHRRKGVGHALVLGAEAWSRDRGLMELASDCAPENHASASAHKACGFIQSGRILCFKKGLAPKVGGPSLN; the protein is encoded by the coding sequence ATGAAAACGCTGGAGATGCTTTTTCCGCGGGTGCGGGCCGGGGTGTTCCGTGTGCTTTTCAACGGAGCCGGCGCCGAGGTCCACTTGCGGCAGCTGGCGCGCCTGTGCGGCGTGGCCATCGGAACCTTGCAGGATGAACTGTCCGTGCTGGAAAAAACCGGACTCGTCCGGACGCGAAGGGAGGGCAACCGCCTCCTGCTCCGGGCCCAGCAAGCCCACCCGCTCTTTCCTTCGATCCAACAATTCATCCTCCAAACCACGCCGTCCCGGAGTCACCCCAAGTTAAAACACCCATCTAAATCCAGGAACCCGTCTGCACCCGTGACCGTGCGCAATGCCGTTCCTTCCGACCGGATGTCCTGGCTTCGCATGAGGCGCAAGCTCTGGCCCGGGCATCGCGGCCATGCCCGGGAAACCCGGGCCTATTTCTCGCAGCCCCGCACGGATGCCGTGGTACTGATCGCCGCAATGAAGGACGGCAGCACAGCCGGATTTCTGGAGTTGGGCTTGCGCAGCTATGCCGAGGGCTGCACCTCCTCCCCCGTGGCCTACATCGAAGGATGGTGGGTTGAGGAAAAACACCGGCGGAAAGGCGTCGGCCACGCACTGGTCTTGGGCGCTGAAGCTTGGTCGCGCGATCGCGGTCTGATGGAGCTGGCCAGCGATTGCGCACCGGAAAACCACGCCAGCGCCTCGGCGCACAAAGCTTGCGGCTTCATACAAAGCGGACGGATCCTATGCTTCAAAAAAGGACTTGCACCTAAAGTCGGAGGCCCCTCCTTGAACTGA
- a CDS encoding YbaB/EbfC family nucleoid-associated protein: MNIAKMMKQAQQMQAQMQTVQAELAKRTYEATAGGGAVKAVATGDGELQSLTLSPDLVKDAANDPEMLQDLIVTAIREASAKAKTDAQKEMGKLTAGLGLPGF, translated from the coding sequence ATGAACATTGCCAAAATGATGAAACAGGCCCAGCAGATGCAGGCCCAGATGCAAACCGTCCAGGCTGAACTGGCCAAGCGCACATACGAAGCCACCGCCGGCGGCGGCGCCGTCAAGGCCGTGGCCACCGGGGACGGCGAACTCCAGTCGCTCACCCTCAGCCCCGACCTGGTCAAGGACGCCGCCAACGACCCCGAGATGCTCCAGGACCTCATCGTCACCGCCATTCGCGAAGCCTCCGCCAAGGCCAAGACCGATGCCCAGAAAGAAATGGGCAAACTGACCGCCGGCCTCGGACTGCCGGGATTTTAG
- a CDS encoding DUF4350 domain-containing protein: protein MARHPLITFGWLVAFAASLAGDAISSAPPVKVLYLYGDVSENGAIPSLESGPFHQMRITDSGPRGLSLWRQALEEIGCEVQEVYDVEAKLNPKDLALFHVLVLGSNQKRFTKNEQEAVTGWIEAGGGLIAWSDSAFGGHYRKVGLDNTRGRDSDNDLTAQFGLTFLTDNGGGNYMVSDYEEDHFLNDFQRHGGVRFRGEGVSAVRTRPPARMLARLQSGSLGGKLKVNAVDGDYSPETDAALAVAEVGLGRLVGTFDRNTFWNSGEGTKIGDADNREFAQRLVLWAAQREKYWPRQKSPTPAPPSQAIASFHVEAGEDQVIESSGADLSGRVIGLDLAQRGVTLEWKGLSGPAPIEFENNNARALKVRVHFPAKGIYEIALSVNVGATERNDKVRVTVR, encoded by the coding sequence GTGGCCCGCCATCCTTTGATTACCTTTGGATGGTTGGTTGCGTTTGCTGCTTCTCTGGCAGGTGATGCTATTTCTTCTGCGCCCCCGGTGAAGGTGCTTTATCTTTACGGGGATGTTTCAGAAAATGGTGCCATCCCTTCTCTGGAAAGCGGGCCTTTCCACCAGATGCGGATCACTGATTCCGGTCCCCGCGGACTATCACTTTGGCGTCAAGCCCTTGAAGAAATCGGCTGCGAAGTTCAGGAGGTCTATGATGTGGAGGCGAAACTCAACCCGAAAGATTTGGCTCTCTTTCATGTGCTCGTCCTTGGATCCAATCAAAAACGATTCACAAAAAACGAACAGGAAGCCGTGACCGGATGGATCGAGGCCGGAGGAGGATTGATTGCTTGGTCCGACAGCGCCTTCGGGGGGCACTATCGCAAAGTTGGGCTCGACAACACACGGGGGCGCGACAGCGACAATGATCTAACCGCTCAATTTGGCCTCACTTTCCTGACTGACAACGGCGGCGGAAATTACATGGTATCCGATTACGAAGAGGACCACTTCCTCAACGATTTCCAGCGTCACGGCGGGGTGCGCTTCAGGGGCGAGGGTGTCAGCGCCGTCCGCACCCGCCCGCCCGCTCGGATGTTGGCCCGCTTGCAGTCCGGCTCATTGGGGGGGAAACTCAAGGTCAATGCCGTGGATGGTGATTACAGCCCCGAAACCGATGCGGCACTCGCCGTGGCCGAAGTGGGGCTGGGACGTTTGGTGGGCACCTTTGACCGTAATACATTTTGGAATAGCGGTGAAGGGACCAAGATTGGAGATGCCGACAACCGCGAGTTTGCCCAGCGCCTTGTTCTTTGGGCTGCACAGCGGGAAAAGTATTGGCCACGCCAAAAATCACCAACACCGGCTCCTCCTTCACAGGCAATAGCCAGCTTCCACGTCGAGGCCGGTGAGGATCAAGTGATTGAATCGTCCGGTGCCGACCTATCCGGTCGGGTCATCGGCTTGGATCTTGCCCAGCGTGGTGTGACATTGGAATGGAAAGGGCTCTCCGGACCGGCACCCATTGAATTTGAAAACAACAATGCCCGTGCTTTGAAAGTGCGTGTGCATTTTCCTGCCAAAGGTATTTACGAGATCGCGCTTTCGGTCAACGTGGGCGCTACTGAGAGGAACGATAAGGTACGCGTCACGGTGCGTTGA
- a CDS encoding DUF3108 domain-containing protein yields MKWIGWWGAWVLWVPGICPAGVVPWAGGETMHFEVHWGMVVAAEAVVAVTPDAEGWRAEMELKSRGLVETLCPIRSRWVSRFSPGAERSYGLEADRKEGGREKRNRLVLDADLRRGVFTNLLEQKEKVFELPDDNCQDILSMFFAARAADWTAERVREWDVGEEQRLKRVHIELVEDEVVAGPDGTDRACLVLVVREMADRKGHLPDKPLRMRIWVEKEGLRPLRAQLSFVYGTFRISRVDAPEAVAPAPRD; encoded by the coding sequence ATGAAATGGATCGGATGGTGGGGGGCATGGGTGTTGTGGGTGCCGGGGATTTGTCCGGCCGGAGTGGTACCCTGGGCCGGGGGGGAGACGATGCATTTCGAGGTGCATTGGGGTATGGTGGTGGCGGCGGAAGCGGTGGTGGCGGTGACGCCGGATGCGGAGGGATGGCGGGCGGAGATGGAATTGAAATCGCGCGGGCTGGTCGAGACCCTGTGTCCGATCCGCAGCCGATGGGTGTCCCGGTTTTCGCCCGGGGCGGAACGGTCATACGGGTTGGAAGCGGACCGCAAGGAGGGCGGGCGTGAAAAGCGCAACCGTCTGGTTTTGGATGCGGACCTGCGGCGGGGGGTCTTCACCAATCTGCTGGAGCAGAAGGAGAAGGTTTTTGAACTGCCGGACGACAATTGCCAGGACATCCTCTCAATGTTTTTTGCGGCACGGGCGGCGGATTGGACTGCGGAGAGGGTGAGGGAGTGGGATGTGGGCGAGGAGCAGCGGCTCAAGCGCGTGCACATCGAATTGGTGGAGGATGAAGTGGTGGCCGGACCGGACGGGACGGACCGGGCATGCCTGGTCTTGGTGGTGCGGGAGATGGCCGACCGGAAGGGGCACCTACCGGACAAGCCCTTGCGGATGCGGATCTGGGTCGAAAAAGAGGGCCTGCGCCCGTTACGCGCACAGTTGAGTTTTGTTTACGGGACGTTCCGGATCAGTCGAGTCGACGCTCCTGAAGCCGTGGCCCCTGCCCCTCGGGATTGA